In the Catenovulum adriaticum genome, AGCAATGCAACAAGCGTCATTAAACTTGGCCAAAGCTTGCTAAAGCCATCACTATATTTAAGACCTAAAGCCCAAACAATTTCAAAAATGCCGGCAAGTACAATAATCAACCAACTCATAACAACCTCTATCATTAATTTTTAAATGAATTAGGTCGTCCCAAATTGATTTTGGCGCATTAGCGGGGGCAAAGCGGAGGTCGTCCTCATTTTAAAAAGAAGCTATCACTTCTGTCTAAAATCTAAAATCTAAAATCTAAAATCTAAAATCTAAAGCGAGTATACTTAAATACTCGCCAAATTCAATTACAGCTCATACCAAGCAACTTATTGCTTAAATTTTATTAAGTAGCGACCTTGGTTGTCTGGATTACCTAAATAACTTAAGGCAGCTTGTAGATCTTTACTAGCTTTGCTTCCGGCTGAAATATAGCCTTCAACCGAGTAGCTTTGATACGTATTTAAGCGTGCATTAATATCTAAAATTAATTGCTCAGGGTTGCCGTTAACCTTAGCAACAACGGCACCATTATCACAGCTAAGATTAGCGCCAATGTCACCATAGCTAAAGTTGGTTTTCATTGCATTTACGCCTGCTAATTTCCAATCAACTTGTCCAGATAAACTTTGACAAACGGGTTCACCTAACTGAGCTTGTTCTATATTAGCTTCAAGCAAACCAGACGCTTCAACTTTAAATGGCATATCCAATTGCTGGACAATTAAATCCGCTGGTAATTTAATTTGTACATCCGCCAGCGAAGGGCCGTTTAAACCATACCTTAATTGAGCAGAGCCTTGTGGCTCTAAAATTTTTCGAGGATGACCAAAAGTAACATCAACCGCGAGCTGAGCCGTTAATAACTGGCTAAAGTTATACGCCCAGTGCACGTCTTTTAAAATGGTTTTATCAACTCTAACCTGATCAATTTGACCAGACCAAATAGTACCACTTACATTACCTAGTTCAATTTGATCGCCTAATTCAATACGAGACACCAACAAATATGCGGGTAAAGTGACTATCAAAAAAATAAGATAAAAGAATAACCCCCAAATAATACGATTAATCCACTGCTTCATTATTTACTCACCTGCAAACGCCTAACTCTAACGGCGCCTGTTTTATCTGCTTCACTCACATCGATAGCTTCAATCGTTAACCCTTGATTTTGTGTTAACTGAGCCAACCAACGAATTAATGCATTAAATTCAATTTGCTCAATTTGTACCTGTAACGTCTCGCCTTGAGGCTGCATTCGGGCTAAAGAAATATTAGAGCGACGGGCGGCATTACTCATAATTTGGCTTAACGAACCTTGGGCAACTGATTTATCAGCACCTTGATGCTGTTTGTACTCGGTTATTTTTTCATTTACCCATTGCAAACTAACCTGTTTATTTTTTACTGATTGCTCAGCTTTTTCTAGGCGATTATTAATAGGCGCCCAAATAAGCTGGAAAAACAAGCCAATAATCAGTACAACGCCGGCACCTATAACAAGTTGCCTTTCGCGATCGGATAAATTTTCAAACCATTGTTTCATGATTCACCCCTAATACTAATCGCACCAACCACATTAGACCCTTGGTTATTTAAAGAGCCTTGATCAACTTTTAACGCATTTTGCTCAGCTGTTGATTTAAACTTTTCAAAACTCTGGAAATTTTTAGCGCTGGCGTTAATTCTAATTTCACCGCGTCGATAGTCAAAGCGTAAACTGTCAGGTTTTAAATCAGGCACCGCTGAAAACGCAGCAGATGATGCATCAATTAGCCCTAAAAAAGTCACTTGTTGAGAGCCACCACCTAATTTAGCTACTTTACGTTTTAGCTCTTTTTGGATGATACCCACAGATAAGTTTTTACCATTTGGAAAAACTGAGACATAAGATTGCCTAATTTGTTTTTCTAACTGCTCCGCCTGCTGCTCATAATCATAAATTTGTACCGATTTATGAGCCAAATTAACAGCTAAAGCTATACCGGCAACAATAGCAGCACTACGCCAAATTTGAATATATTTGGCACTGTCTTTTTTAAATTGATATGGCCCTTGGCGCAAATTAAATTGGCAGTCCTGACTATGTTTGGCCAAAAGCTCTAATGGCATAACATAATCAGCTTGATGAACTTGCTCAAAGTTCGCTAACACAGCTTCTGGCAATGGAGAATACTGGCAAATTTCAGCATCATGATGATATTTGGCAACTTGAGTTAACCAAAAATTAAGATGCTCTACCTGACAGCTACTAGCGCCAAAAGTGCCATAACGAACCAACCATTCCTGCCCTAATTGCACTAAATTTATTTTATCATCGTCTGGCAGCGCCAATGCATCAGGAATTAATCTTTGGCAATGGATACCCGCTTCGTTTAGCCAGTCTAACCACGTTTGCATTTTATTTTTATGGACAATTGCGACTTCTAATTTATCTAGTCCATCGGCTTTAAATTTACGTCCCTTCGCAAAAAACAATTCATCTACTTCACTCGCTAGCTCTTCTTCCAACATATAAGGAAGGGCCTGAATAAATTGACGGCTGACTTTAGCTGGGGTTTCAATTTGCTTAAATAAAATGTCGCTACTAGGCACAAAAACAATGGCGTTTTTGTGGTTGGCTCGCTCATGCAAGGTAGCCATTTGTTCTACATTGTTTAATTCGCCTGAGGCGATCACTTGTGCTTCGTTTGTAGACCAAACCAGCCAGTGCACACTTTGCTCAGCATGGCTTGGTAAACGAATAAATAATTGTTCAGACACAATTAAACTCCAATTTCGCGGGCGATTACAACAAACTTGCCCTGTTTATCCAGTGCTATAACAGAATTCAAACTAATCCAACTTTCGTTATATTCGGTTTTACTCTTTAGCTGAAAATATTCTGTGGTCACACTAAACTGCTCTTTAAAATTTTTACTTAATTTACCAACAGCTTTAATCTCTGATAACTGCCAAAAATCATTAATATCGTCAAAACCATCATCTGGCCTAGCTTCAATAACACTGCCAGCTGCCGATAAAGTGAGTTTGTTATCAAACATAGCGGCCAATACTTCAGCTTGCTCTTGCTTTAAAGTATTTACATTTAATACCATTTTATCAGTGTTAGGTACAATACAAACAAACGGCAATATTTTGTTAAGCGCTTGTTGGCCTGTTGCAGGATCATCTAATCCTTGTACTAATTTAAGTTCTGATTTATCAACAAAATAGCCATTTGCTGCCAAATAGGGCATTTGTTTAGCTTCATAAATATAATCTTCAGCGCCGTAACTTCTAGTTACGCTATCCACATCAAGCCAGTCTGCAAGTGCATCCCTGATTTGTTCTGCGTTATAATCATCTATACCCGCAAGCTCTAACAAGCGTTTAAATTGCTGCTCTGATGTTGGATCTAATGCGTTTTTATCATCTGGACTATTGGTATTTTGTTCATCTTGCTCTGTATTTTGAGGGATGACTTTCATTTCGTCATTGGTGTTTTTATTACCTTGTTTTACAACTGAGTTAATATTAAAACAGGCTTGCAGATCGTTAATATTGCCAGATATCTGCCCACCTTCTACTGGAAAAACCATATCTTCAACCGCCCATGGCTGAGCTAAATTAAAAACACCATCGTTTTCTTGACCTGATTCTTTTAAAGTGAGCTTAGCCAACTCTTCAGCGCTAACGGCATACCAATACGCTTGCTGATTTGAATTTAAGTTATCCAACCGCTTAATTTGCATTTGCATTCGAACCGACATTTCAGCGGCAATGATTGTCACCAAAGCGACAATTAATAATACCGTGATAAGCGCTATGCCTTTTTGCTTTCTCATGTAAGTGCCTTTGGTTTTTGGCTCGCCAGTAAAGCCGAGCTGGCGACACTAAAAATTCGGGTAACCTCACCAAAAGTTTTGCTTTGAATTTGAATCAAAATTCCTGTGGGTAAAGTGTTTTTATCCCATTTATCTGTCCAAGATTTTTCAGCTGGGCTATAAAATTCAAAATGAATTTGCTCCACATCCGATAACAAAGTTCTGACTTTTGGTTCTTCACCTTTAACCGGATCAGGAAAATCGTAATACATTCTTTCTAAATTACCGTCAAATACTCGGTAGGCAACCGATTGAACTTCACTTCGAGGTAAAATGTTCATTGGATTAACCCAACCTAAGCGACGAAAAGCTAAAACCTCTGAGTCGCTATCTAAAATAAATTCACCATGTGACAATAAATTAGCAGCTGGTTTTTCACCATCAACTCTAACTTGCCGCTCCGCCAGTTGAGCAAGATCACGTTCAATCACTAACATCGCCCGTTGCAATTGGGCCATTTTTTCACCATGCGCTAATGAAACGTCGTTACTATTAACTGTGCTAGATAAAATATTAGTGCCAGCAATGCCTAACAAAGCAAAAATAGCAATGGCTAATAGCATTTCAATTAAGGTAAAACCCAACGGCTTTTGAGACATTCGCATTAAGGTTTTCCTATATAGCTAGTCATTTCGGTTACGTATGACTCATAACCTGCGTCTGAATAAACGCTAATAGTGACTGCCACTAATTCTTCACCAAAACTGGTTTCGACCACTTTTTGCTGCCAATACCAAGTGGTACCAGCCATTTCAGCATCACCTTTTTTGTTTTTTTTAATTGGCCATTCTTTTTCAATTAATAACGTATTGAGTTGATTATTAGCCACCCAGTTACCTATCATTAATTGCTGTAATCTGTCTTGGTTATTAATATGCACTGAACTTGATTGCACAATTGCGACACCAGCTGTAGCCAAAATAGCCATAGCAACAATCACTTCTAAAATAGTAAAACCGCGTTTATTGTTTATTCGTTTCACTAACGACCCTCAGTTAGTTTTTCAACTTTAAGCGGCAGTTCACTTTCGCCTGAGACTTGATAAACAATTTCATCTTCACTCGAAAAAGGTCGACTAAAAATAAATTGCACACTGAATGGCGTAATTTCACCGCTTGAGAACAAATAAACTTGTGGTATCAGCTTCTTTTTTCCGTCTTCGTCGTCTTCATCATCCGAATCAAAAAACAAACCTTCATCTTCATCGTAATTTTCTAACCATGGAATTTCACCAATGCTCACTTGCAGCTCAAATCCTTCTTCCAATTCATGCTGGTCAAACATTTTGTCGCCATCAAGTGCTTGCCATTTTTCGCCATCATAAACTAAAAACTGATAGCTGTTTTCATCCAGCCTCAGCCCTAGTTGAAAGTTATTAAGCAAAGCATAATCTGACGCTAGCTGCACTACGGCTTGCAATCTTTTGGCTTCGTCTTCAACTTTGCTTTGGTCACTGCGAATATCAAACGATAGGCTCACACTGCTTAAAACAACGGCCATTAAAACCATGACTAACATGATTTCTAATAAAGTAAAGCCGCGTTGGCGGCTTAACTTAGTTTGATATTTTTGCATATAAATCAACTAGGCTTATAAAAACTCGTTAACGTTCCAGTTGCCAATATCGTCTTCTGTGTCTGCTTGGCCATCTGGTCCCACTGAGAAAATATCAATTTTTCCATTTTCACCTGGGCTCAATAGTTGGTAATCATTATCCCAAGGGTCTTTTGGTAAACGTTTGATATAACCGCCTTCAGGGAAGTTTTTAGGCATAGGTTCAATGCTGGGTTCATTGACTAAAGCATCTAAGCCTTGCTCTGTTGAAGGGTAAACATGGTTGTTAAGTTTATACATATCCATTGCTTGTTCTAGTGTCACTATATCGGTTGCTGCTTTTTTAACACGAGCTTTGTCACTTTCACCAATAAAATTCGGTGCAATCATGCTGGCCAAAATACCAATAATAACCAGAACTACCATAATTTCTAAAATGGTAAAACCTTGTTGTCGACGATTCATTTTCATTGTCTAACCTACCATAGAGTTAAGCGCCATAATTGGCTGTAAAATTGAAATAACGATAAAAAATACCACACCCGCCATAGATAAGACCATAGCAGGGCCGATAATACTCAGAGTTATGTTTACCATGCCTTCAAACTCTCGGTCTTGATTGTCGGCGGCACGGGCTAACATACTCTCTAATTCACCACTTTTTTCACCACTGGCGATCATGTGTAGCATCATGGGCGGAAATAATTTAGTTTGCTCAAGAGAGGCTCGTAAGCTTGTCCCTTCTCGCACCCGTAAACGAGCTTCTTGAATTGCTTCTTTAATATAATCGTTACTTAATACATCACCTGAAATTTTCATACTTTCAAGCAAAGGTACTGCGCTGGCTGTTAAAATACTTAAAGTTCGCGCAAAACGAGCGGTGTTTAAACCTTTTGATACTTTTCCAACTAACGGCATATCTAGCAATAATTTATGATATTGATACCTAGGTTTATCTTTTTTCATCAAGCGTTGAAACACCACACCTGAGGCTAAAATCAATAGCAGTAAAAAAGGACCGTAAGCACTTAAAAATTCACTTATTGCAATCATCAAACGCGTGGTGCCGGGTAACTCGCCGCCTAAACGATCAAACTGAGCGACAATTTTAGGTACAACTGAGGTTAATAAAAAATAAACCACGGAAAACGCAACCACCATCAGCATGACTGGATAAACAGATGCTTGTTGAATTTTCGACTTAGTCACTTGGCGTTGCTCGGTATAATCGGCTAGTCGCTCTAAAACCGTGTCTAAATGCCCAGATTTTTCACCCGCAGCCACCATAGAGCAAAATAAGTTATCAAAAATATGAGGATACTCAGCCATACTGTCGGCTAAGGTGTAACCTTCTGTGACCTTAGAACGTACCGCCATTATCATTCTTTCAATACGCGGAATATCACATTGCTGAGCAACTGCTAATAACGATTCCTCTATCGGCAAACCTGAAGCTGACAAAGTTGATAATTGACGGGTAATTAAAGCTAAATCTGACGCTGATATTTTGCGCTCAAACGAGAAAAAAGACGTTTGCTGAGCACCGGTTTGTTTTTCTTGGTTTCCGGCTGGCTGAACCTCAACCGGAATTAAACTTTTATCGCGTAATAATGCTCTCGCGCCTTTTGCGGTATCGGATTCGATAATGCCTTTTTTATTGCGCCCTTTGGAATCGAGCGCTTTGTATGCAAATGCGGCCATCGTCGATTAATCCTCTCGTGTTACTCGTACCACTTCCTCTAACGAGGTCTGGCCAGAAAGTACTTTGTCGCAACCATCTTGACGAATACTAGGCGATGTTTGTCTCACGAGTTTTTCAATGGCTTGTTCACCATGACCGTTGTGAATCATCTCACGTACTTCATCTGTCACGGTGATTAACTCATGAATGCCCGAACGACCTTTATAACCTGTCATATTACATTCGCCGCAGCCCACTGCGCGGTAAATAACGCGGCTATCATCATCAGCCAAGTCTAATACTTCACGTTCACGAGGATCAGGTTCATGTGCTTCTTTACAACTAGGGCATAAAGTTCGTACCAGTCGCTGGGCCAAAACCCCTAATAAACTCGATGATAACAAAAAGGGCTCAACCCCCATATCTTCTAGTCGAGTTATAGCGCCTGCGGCGGTATTGGTATGTAAGGTAGACATAACTAAGTGACCTGTCAAACTCGCTTGCACCGCAATGTGTGCAGTTTCTAAATCACGAATTTCCCCCACCATAACAACATCAGGATCCTGTCGTAAAATAGCGCGCAAGCCTCTCGCAAACGTCATGTCCACTTTGGTGTTAACTTGGGTTTGCCCAACCCCTTCTAACGCGTACTCAATTGGATCTTCTACGGTTAAAATATTTCGATCGGTTGAATTAAGTTCAGTTAAACCGGCATAAAGCGTGGTTGATTTACCCGAGCCTGTTGGCCCTGTCACTAATATAATGCCATGAGGTTTATGAATCAGTCCGCTAAATATCTGACGATTTGCAGCCGTCATCCCTAAATCTTTTAGGTTTAATTTAGCATTATTTTTATCTAACAAACGCAGTACTGCTCGCTCACCATGGCTCGATGGCATGGTACTTACCCGCACATCAACAGCTCTGCCTGCAATTTTAAGTGAAATCCTGCCATCTTGCGGCACACGCTTTTCAGCAATATCCAGCTTCGCCATTACTTTGATACGAGAAATTAAAACAGATGCTAATTTTCGATTTGGTTTTAATACTTCGCGTAAAATACCGTCAACTCGGAAACGAATTTTGAGTTCTTTCTCAAATGTTTCAACATGAATATCCGACGCACCTTCTTTAATAGCTTCACTTAACATCGCATTGATTAATTTAATAATCGGCGCATCATCTTCGTTTTCTAATAAGTCTTCGGTTTCTGGTAGTTCATCAATTAATGAAAATAAATCAGCTTCATTGCCTATATCTTCCATTAATTGTCTAGCTTCTGATGAATCGCGTTGATAAGCCGCGGTCATACGCAGCTCAAATGCATCATCACTCACTTTTTCAACGCTAAATTCTTTACCTAAAAAGCGGCGAACTTCCATTAAAGTATCAAGCTGAACAGACTCACGACAAATAGCCGTCCAAAGTTCATCATCTTTTTCAAGCAACACACCTTGCCGATTAGCAAAACTAAAAGGCAAACGAGAGTCGCCAATGGCGACCATTTCTTCACCTTCAGCCGGTGCTAGTGCGGCTGCTTCTGCAATTAAGGTTTCGTTGGTTAAATCTTGAGTTTCTTGTGTCATCACTCAACCTTATTATTGCGACTTTTCAGCTTCGCGTTTTTGATCTTCACGTTGTGCTTTATCCGCTTCAAGGTACTGTTTTAATGCACCTTTTTCAGTTAAATATTCTTCAAATGAAGGCGGTAACTCTAATTTGCTATCCCAATGAGGCAATACTGGCACTTCATCACTGTAAGATAAGAAGTTACCATTTGCACGACGCTCTAATTGCTGAGCTCGGATATAATTATATTTACGATGGCTCATTGCGTTTTGCGTTAAACCGTCAGTCACTATTGTTGGGCGAATAAAAACCATTAGATTTCGCTTGCGCTTCGTATTGCTGGTCGATTTAAATAGATTACCGATAATAGGAATATCACCTAATAAAGGCACTTTAGAAACGCTTTCTTGCACATCTTCATCAATCAAGCCACCAAGCACTATGGTTTGCCCACTTTCTGCCATAACGGTTGTTTTAATTTCACGTTTATTAAAGCTCACATCAATACCAGTTGCACCTGCCACACTGGATACCTCTTGCTCTAACGTCAGCATAACCGCTGAACCTTCGTTAATTTGAGGTGTCACCTTGAGCTTAATACCCACTTCTTTTCGGTCAACCGTTTGAAATGGGTTAGTATTAGAGTTTGATGCGGTTGCCCCGGTAATAGTTGGGACTTCCTGACCCACTAAAATAGAAGCTTCTTGATTATCCATAGTGGTTAAGCTGGGTGTTGCCAAAATATTTGAGTTAGTCGCGGTGGTTACTGCTTGTAATACAGCCCCCCAACCATCTTTAACCACACCCAACATAGTGCCATTAACGCCACCAAGTAAACTTGCCAACGTTGAAAAATCGCCTGGAATTTCTTCACCTTCAACAATACTGGCAATAACACGTTCACCGTTTTCATCGTAAACTGGCTGGCCATCACCGTCTGTACGGTATGTAATATCATCTTCACCGTAACGCGTTCTTGCTTGCTCTGCGCCCACAGCTAAAGAACCAATTGGCGTTGAGTTGGTAAATTGAACCATACCGCCATCTTCACTGATCCACTGCACACCCAAATTAAAACCATCACCTTCAAACACTTCAACTATAATGGCTTCTACTTGAATTTGTGCACGGCGAATATCAAGCTGTCGAATGACCTCTTCCAATGAACGCATCACATCTGGCTCTGCTGTAATTACCAGTGCATTGCTTTCTGGATGTGCGTCTATACTGATATCACGTTTAGATTTTGAAGATGAACCTTTTGATGCACCTGTTTTATCTTCAATAATACTTGAGCTAACCCCTTCTAAAACTTTAACTAAATCTTCAGCTTTAGAATATTTTAAATAATAAACTTTAGTATTACCGTTGTTTTCAAGTTCACTGTCTAAACGCTGAATCATTTTGATGGTACGGGTGCGGGCTTTGCCTTCACCACTTACAATGACACTATTAGTTCTGTCATCTGCAACCACTTTAGGAATCAAATTATCAGGCGTTCTGTCTTTAGCTGAGTTTTTATTCAAGGTTTCAATAATGCGCACCATTTCGGTAGCTGATGCATATTTTAATTTTATAATTTCTACTTCTTGGTCACCTGCTTGATCTACCCGTCGAATAATTTCGGCTAAACGGTTAACTACAGCTGCGCGCCCCGTCAACATTATTACGTTTGATGGATCGTAATGAACTACGTTACCGCCACCAGCCTGATCATTCAGTTGGCGTAGTAAAGGGGAGAGTTCTTTTACTGATACGTTATAAACTTGAACTACTCGGGTTACCATTTCATCACCATCACCTCTTTCTTGTTGTTCAACAACAGGAATCGATGATGTTTTAGCATCTTTATCTCGGATAACTTTCAAAATGCCATTAGACATTTCAACCACAGCATAATCATATACTTCCAGCACATTTAGAAAGAACTGATAATATTGATCTTCGGTTAATAAATCATAGCTACGCACATTAATTTTACCGCGAACATTAGGATCAACGATAATGGTACGCTCTAAGTTTTTCCCAACGATATTAATAAATTCATTAATATCTGTGCCTTTAAAATTCGGAGAATATTCTGCGGCTATGGTTGTCGGGGTTGAAAATGTAATAAAGGCCGACAATGCTAAGGCGGAAAGTTGCTTAACTACTGCGGGGCGCTTTTGAATGCTCATGCCCTTGTGCTCCGTATCTTTAATTTTATTCATTATTAATAAAGCGAAATATATATTTGTTTAATTGAACCATTGCGTTCAATTAATAAAGAAGCTTCTTGTGCATCTTTTAATTGATTCATTGCTTGCATGGCTTGCGATAAGTTTGTTAAATCATAACCGCTGATTTCAATTGCGATATCGCCAGCTGACAAGCCAACTGATTTAAATAACTGCGGATCTTTGCCTGGATATAAACGATAACCTACTAATTCACCATCTCGTCTTACTGGTGAAACTTTTAAATAATCGATTAAAGTGCCTGGGTCTTGAAATGCTTGCTGACGAAGATCAGCTAATGCTGCCTTACTTTCATTGGTTAAAGGTGGGGCATCTGAATTTACAGGCTCAACATTTTCAGCCGCTGAAGGTGCATCACTCACAATCGCGTCATAGTCTTGTCCTTCAAGCATTAAAGTTTCTCGCCGCCCAGATTGAGCTAAAATAACACGGTCAGCAAAAATTTCTTTAATTACTGCTCGGGTTCCATCAATTTTTTCATCTATTCCGTAAACATCTTGCGAACCACTTTTTTCAATAATGGCTGCCGCTAAACTTTTTTCACTACTAGGTACAACCCCAGTTAGTTTCAAATTTAAGGTTGTTTCAGGGGCATCTTCTGGTTGAGTTTCAACCTGAATAGGCTCAGCATGATAATCACCAAACAAATTTAACCCCGTAATTTTATTAGTATCAGCACTGACTGCCGATTGACTTACGGTATTAGCACTACTTGATGCTAAAATATTTAATTGAGGTTTAGGAAATAATTGCCAAGTAATTTGAGCTAATAACCATGCAATGTATATAAATAATACCAACTGTAAAATGGAGCTTATTTTACTTTGAGGTAACTTTTTTAGTTTTTCTAAACTGTTCAGGAGATTGTCTTGCAAAATAATAAACCAGTAATTAAAAATCATATTTAGCCAGAGCGCTGGCTAAGCTTTATATTATTGCAACAGAATGTTACGTTTTTTATAATATTGCAACTTCATTTATCAACAATTGAGTATATCGCATTTAGTTACCGTGAATAAAGCGATATAATAAGGTCTCATCTAACACGCCGTTCTAATATGGTACGGTTCATTATCAATACAATGATTATTTGTAACGTATGACTAAAAAAAGTTCCAAAAGTGCAAACAATTCAGCAATACGTTTAGATAAATGGCTTTGGGCGGCTCGTTTTTATAAAACCCGAGCGCTTGCTCGCAGCATGGTTGAGAGTGGTAAGGTAAAGTATAATCAACAAAGATGCAAACCAAGTCGGACGGTTGAAATTGGGGTCTTACTGACTATTACTCAAGGTCATGATGAAAAACAAATTGAAGTGCTTGACCTCTCCGATCAGAGGCGAGCTGCACCTGATGCTCAATTGCTCTACCAAGAAACCCAAGAAAGCATAGATAAACGGACACAAGTAGCGCAGATGCGTAAAATACAACATTCGCTGAACCCTCATCCTCAAACTAAACCGGATAAAAAACAGCGTCGTCAATTAATACAGGTAAAACAGAAGACAAATTCATGATAAATACAGGCGATCAACTTAATCGATACTTATTTGATAACACAAATGTGCGCGGCGAACTCGTTCAGTTAGATAAAAGTTATAAAGAAATGCTTAAAAACCACGATTATCCTGACGTGATTGCGCAGGTTATTGGAGAGTTATTTGCAGCCACTAGTTTATTAACTGCCACCTTGAAGTTTGAAGGAGATATAGCGGTACAAATTCAAGGTAACGGCCCAGTTTCGTACGTGTCAATCAATGGCAGTCATAACCAAAAATTACGCGGTGTAGCGCGTTGGCAAGCAGTACCTGAATCAAATCGCTTATCAGATTTATTCGGTGAAAAAGGCATCATGGTTATCACAATTACCCCCATTAAAGGCGAACGTTATCAAGGTATAGTGGCGTTAGAAAAAGAGAGTATTTCAGCTTGCCTAGAAAACTATTTTGCGCAATCAGAGCAACTGGATACCCATATTTGGCTGTTTACAGATACCGAACAGCAAAACGCTGGTGGTATTATGTTGCAAACGATTCCAGGTAACTCAACCCAAACAACGAATAGAGAGCAAATGAGTCAAGAGCTTGAGCATTTAGCTCAACTAACTGCAACGCTAAGCGCAAAAGAGTTATTTAGTTTAGACGCCCAAGATGTGCTTTATCGTTTGTACCACCAAGAAGAAGTTAAATTATTTGAACCAGCTAACATCAGTTTTAATTGCGGTTGCTCAAAAGAACGAAGCTTAAATGCATTAGCTTCAATTGAGCCGCAAGAACTTCAATCTATCATTGAAGAGCAAGGCAAGATTGAAATCAAATGTGAATATTGTTTAAACAATTATGTATTTAATGAAGCTGATTTATCTCACTTATTAAATGCACCGCAAAATAAGCAGTAATGTTAAACGACAGGCTACTTTTTATAAGTTATAAGTCCTGTCGCTTAACATATATCCAAGCCACTTGGGTATAAATATTATCTTAACCTAGCATCTAAATGATCTACCACTTCAGCCCAGTCTGAATCAGACGCTATCGCTTCCGTCAAAAAAGCTTTTTGACTATCATTCCAGCAATCAGCTTGATT is a window encoding:
- a CDS encoding DUF2789 family protein, translating into MEDFISQHKAIPKDVQLNQADCWNDSQKAFLTEAIASDSDWAEVVDHLDARLR
- the hslO gene encoding Hsp33 family molecular chaperone HslO; protein product: MINTGDQLNRYLFDNTNVRGELVQLDKSYKEMLKNHDYPDVIAQVIGELFAATSLLTATLKFEGDIAVQIQGNGPVSYVSINGSHNQKLRGVARWQAVPESNRLSDLFGEKGIMVITITPIKGERYQGIVALEKESISACLENYFAQSEQLDTHIWLFTDTEQQNAGGIMLQTIPGNSTQTTNREQMSQELEHLAQLTATLSAKELFSLDAQDVLYRLYHQEEVKLFEPANISFNCGCSKERSLNALASIEPQELQSIIEEQGKIEIKCEYCLNNYVFNEADLSHLLNAPQNKQ